A single region of the Marinobacter salinus genome encodes:
- the secA gene encoding preprotein translocase subunit SecA, whose protein sequence is MFTKLATKMFGSKNAREIKRMRKVVSRINELEEQFGNLSDTELQGKTAEFRRRIDEGESLEAIMPEAFATVREAGRRVMGMRHYDVQLVGAITLHEGRIAEMKTGEGKTLVATAAVYLNALPGKGVHLVTVNDYLARRDADWMGKLYRFLGLQVGVVVAGQAPEEKRAAYQADITYGTNNEFGFDYLRDNMAFSTDDKVQRGLNYAIVDEVDSILIDEARTPLIISGAAEDSSKMYKAINELIPSLEKGEVPEEGEPTGDFTIDEKSRQVELTEAGHEKVEELLLGQGLLKEGESLYSATNLSLLHHIHSALRAQHLFQKDVDYIVQGDQVVIVDEHTGRTMPGRRWSEGLHQAIEAKEGVSIQAESQTLASTTFQNYFRLYDKLAGMTGTADTEAFEFRQIYGLDVVVIPPNKPIQRIDYNDLVYLTQEEKFHAIIDEIKDVTTEGRPILVGTASIEASELLSMLLKKARIEHKILNAKQHDSEALIIAQAGRPGAVTIATNMAGRGTDIVLGGNWEYEVAAMENPTEEEVARVKAEWTERHNQVLDAGGLHIIGTERHESRRIDNQLRGRAGRQGDPGSSRFFLSLEDNLMRIFAPDRVKSLMQAMGMKKGEAIEHRMVTNAIEKSQRKVEGRNFDMRKTLLEYDDVANDQRTVIYDQRNEVMSSDDISEMVDTIREDVVDALVSEYIPPQSMPEQWDIAGLESQLQSEMAIDLPVQQWLKDDDKLYEENLRQKVLDEIVAAYRAKEEIAGSESMRKFEKQVFLQVLDTLWKEHLSNMDHLRRGIHLRGYAQKNPKQEYKREAFNLFEDMLETMKRDVTRVLCHVRVQSREEMEEVERRRKQELEQELARARLRHDETSATAQSQAEGEGRGGQQQAAPETFVRQERKVGRNEPCPCGSGKKYKQCHGKVS, encoded by the coding sequence ATGTTCACAAAGCTTGCAACCAAGATGTTCGGCAGTAAAAACGCCAGAGAAATCAAGCGAATGCGTAAAGTTGTGTCGCGCATTAATGAACTTGAGGAGCAGTTTGGTAATTTGTCCGACACTGAGTTGCAAGGCAAGACTGCTGAATTTCGTCGGCGTATCGATGAAGGTGAGAGCCTTGAGGCCATTATGCCGGAGGCCTTTGCCACAGTTCGTGAAGCAGGGCGCCGGGTTATGGGGATGCGCCACTATGACGTTCAGTTGGTCGGTGCCATAACGCTCCATGAGGGCCGCATCGCCGAGATGAAGACCGGTGAGGGTAAAACGCTGGTGGCAACAGCGGCGGTTTACCTGAATGCGTTACCCGGGAAAGGTGTTCACCTGGTCACGGTGAACGATTATCTTGCGCGCCGGGACGCCGACTGGATGGGCAAACTATACCGTTTCCTGGGTCTCCAGGTTGGGGTGGTTGTCGCGGGTCAGGCGCCGGAAGAGAAGCGGGCTGCCTATCAGGCTGACATCACTTACGGTACGAACAACGAGTTCGGCTTTGACTATCTGCGCGACAACATGGCGTTCAGCACCGATGACAAGGTGCAGCGTGGGCTTAATTACGCCATCGTCGATGAGGTTGACTCCATTCTGATCGATGAGGCCCGCACCCCGTTGATCATCTCGGGTGCAGCTGAAGACAGCTCGAAAATGTATAAGGCCATCAATGAGCTGATTCCGAGTCTGGAAAAGGGTGAAGTGCCGGAAGAAGGTGAGCCCACTGGAGACTTCACCATTGATGAAAAGTCCCGTCAGGTTGAGTTGACGGAGGCTGGCCACGAGAAGGTGGAAGAGCTGCTGCTTGGCCAGGGCCTTCTGAAGGAAGGCGAGAGCCTCTATTCCGCTACCAACCTGAGCCTTTTGCACCATATTCATTCGGCGCTGCGTGCGCAGCACCTGTTCCAGAAGGATGTTGATTACATCGTTCAGGGTGACCAGGTGGTGATTGTTGACGAGCATACCGGCCGTACCATGCCCGGTCGTCGATGGAGTGAGGGGTTGCACCAAGCCATTGAAGCGAAAGAAGGGGTCAGCATTCAGGCTGAGAGCCAGACCCTGGCCTCCACTACCTTCCAGAATTATTTCAGGTTGTACGACAAGCTTGCGGGCATGACCGGTACGGCCGATACCGAAGCGTTTGAGTTCCGCCAGATCTACGGACTGGATGTGGTGGTAATTCCACCTAACAAGCCGATCCAGCGCATTGATTACAATGACCTCGTCTATCTGACTCAGGAAGAGAAATTCCACGCCATCATCGACGAGATCAAGGATGTCACCACTGAAGGTCGTCCAATCCTGGTTGGTACCGCTTCTATAGAGGCATCCGAGCTGCTGTCCATGCTGCTCAAGAAGGCGCGGATTGAGCACAAGATCCTCAACGCCAAGCAGCATGACTCGGAGGCTTTGATTATTGCCCAAGCCGGCCGGCCGGGCGCCGTCACTATTGCCACCAATATGGCAGGTCGAGGTACGGATATTGTTCTGGGCGGCAACTGGGAATACGAAGTGGCGGCAATGGAGAATCCGACTGAGGAAGAGGTTGCCCGTGTAAAAGCTGAATGGACCGAGCGCCATAACCAGGTACTTGATGCTGGCGGCTTGCATATCATTGGTACCGAGCGTCACGAATCCCGTCGTATTGATAACCAGCTCCGTGGTCGTGCCGGTCGTCAGGGGGATCCTGGCTCGTCCCGCTTTTTCCTGTCACTGGAAGACAACCTGATGCGGATTTTTGCGCCGGACAGGGTGAAAAGTCTGATGCAGGCTATGGGTATGAAGAAAGGCGAGGCCATCGAGCATCGGATGGTGACCAATGCCATCGAAAAGTCCCAGCGCAAGGTGGAAGGCCGCAACTTCGATATGCGGAAAACCTTGCTCGAATACGATGACGTCGCCAATGATCAGCGGACGGTGATCTACGATCAGCGTAACGAGGTTATGTCTTCCGATGACATTTCCGAGATGGTTGATACCATCCGTGAGGATGTCGTGGATGCGCTGGTCAGTGAGTACATTCCGCCCCAGAGTATGCCAGAGCAATGGGATATCGCGGGCCTGGAATCCCAGTTGCAGTCTGAAATGGCCATTGATCTGCCCGTCCAGCAATGGCTCAAGGATGATGACAAACTATACGAAGAGAACCTGCGCCAGAAAGTCCTTGATGAGATCGTGGCAGCTTATCGCGCCAAGGAAGAGATTGCCGGTTCCGAGTCCATGCGCAAGTTTGAGAAGCAGGTATTTCTGCAGGTTCTGGATACGCTTTGGAAAGAGCATCTCTCCAATATGGACCACCTTCGCCGCGGTATTCACCTGCGCGGCTATGCCCAGAAGAACCCCAAACAGGAATACAAGCGTGAAGCCTTTAACCTGTTTGAAGATATGCTGGAAACCATGAAGCGCGACGTCACCCGCGTTCTCTGCCACGTTCGTGTCCAGAGCCGGGAGGAAATGGAAGAGGTTGAGCGTCGCCGTAAGCAGGAGCTGGAACAGGAACTGGCCCGAGCCCGACTTCGCCATGATGAGACCAGTGCTACTGCCCAGAGTCAGGCAGAGGGCGAAGGTCGGGGTGGTCAGCAGCAGGCTGCGCCGGAAACCTTTGTGCGGCAGGAGCGCAAGGTGGGGCGAAACGAGCCCTGTCCTTGCGGGTCTGGCAAGAAATACAAACAGTGTCATGGCAAGGTCAGCTGA
- a CDS encoding M23 family metallopeptidase codes for MNIILVGKHHGKSRVLALNGSVAVGFAVAVLALLFAAGWGGYQVAISKAHATEPSSSELVAHWQARLAEQKSELASVEQEVQQQIDALTLRLGEMQGRLLRLDALGQRFVESGLVASEEFNFEEPAAVGGPEGAAPRESFTAPGLTSMIKRLETQLEDREQQLRLLDKLASRQKLEDEMYVEGRPITWGWLSSKYGYRSDPFTGKRTWHDGVDLAGKEGSDIISVAGGVVTWAGERYGYGNLVEIDHGDGLVTRYGHCKEVNVRVGDVVQKGQVVALMGSTGRSTGPHVHFEVLSNGRSTDPVKYIARSDS; via the coding sequence ATGAACATTATCCTCGTTGGCAAGCATCATGGGAAATCCCGTGTGTTAGCTCTGAATGGCTCCGTGGCCGTCGGGTTTGCTGTTGCGGTGCTTGCACTATTGTTTGCGGCAGGCTGGGGCGGCTACCAGGTTGCTATTAGCAAGGCGCATGCAACCGAGCCATCCTCGTCGGAGCTGGTTGCCCATTGGCAGGCGCGCCTGGCAGAGCAGAAGTCCGAGCTTGCCTCGGTTGAGCAGGAGGTCCAGCAACAAATTGACGCCCTGACCCTGCGCCTTGGGGAAATGCAGGGGCGCTTGTTGCGCCTTGATGCGCTGGGCCAGCGTTTTGTTGAATCCGGCCTGGTAGCCAGTGAGGAATTTAATTTTGAGGAGCCTGCGGCAGTCGGGGGGCCGGAGGGCGCGGCGCCCAGAGAGTCCTTTACGGCACCGGGGCTGACCAGCATGATCAAACGCCTTGAAACCCAGCTTGAGGATCGTGAGCAGCAATTGCGCTTGCTGGACAAGCTGGCCTCACGGCAGAAGCTTGAAGATGAAATGTATGTTGAAGGCCGTCCCATCACCTGGGGGTGGCTGTCTTCAAAGTACGGCTACCGTTCCGATCCGTTCACTGGCAAGCGCACCTGGCACGATGGTGTGGATCTCGCGGGTAAGGAAGGTAGTGATATTATTTCCGTCGCTGGCGGAGTCGTGACCTGGGCGGGCGAGCGCTATGGCTATGGTAACCTTGTGGAGATTGATCACGGGGATGGTCTGGTCACTCGCTACGGTCACTGCAAAGAAGTGAATGTGAGAGTGGGTGACGTGGTTCAGAAGGGTCAGGTTGTTGCCCTCATGGGAAGCACCGGTCGCTCCACGGGCCCTCATGTGCACTTTGAGGTTCTGTCCAATGGCCGATCCACGGATCCGGTGAAGTACATCGCTCGTTCCGACAGCTGA
- the ftsZ gene encoding cell division protein FtsZ, whose amino-acid sequence MFELVDNVQQNAVIKVVGVGGGGGNAVRHMLNSDIEGVEFICANTDAQALTDMDARQIIQLGGNITKGLGAGANPEVGRQSALEDRDRIAEAIKGADMVFITAGMGGGTGTGAAPVVAEVARELGILTVAVVTKPFVFEGGKRMSVADSGLKELEETVDSLITIPNEKLLAVMGKKTSLLDAFAAANDVLLGAVQGIADLITRNGMINVDFADVKTVMSEMGMAMMGTARATGENRAREAAEAAVRSPLLEDINLQGAKGILVNITAGMDLNLGEFSEVGDIVREFASDSATVVVGTVIDPEMTDELKVTVVATGLGGDREKPTKVVDNTRTLDGKTDYNQLDRPAVLRRRAVSNGNVAIDQSKDSEEQGVDYLDIPAFLRRQAD is encoded by the coding sequence ATGTTTGAACTCGTCGATAATGTCCAGCAAAACGCTGTCATTAAAGTCGTCGGTGTAGGCGGTGGTGGCGGCAACGCCGTACGTCACATGCTCAACAGCGACATCGAAGGTGTGGAATTTATCTGCGCCAACACGGATGCACAGGCGCTGACCGATATGGATGCGCGCCAGATCATTCAGCTCGGTGGCAATATCACCAAGGGGCTGGGTGCCGGCGCCAATCCGGAGGTCGGTCGTCAGTCCGCCCTGGAAGACCGCGATCGCATCGCCGAAGCCATCAAGGGCGCGGACATGGTCTTCATCACCGCGGGCATGGGCGGTGGTACCGGTACCGGTGCTGCTCCGGTGGTGGCAGAAGTTGCCCGGGAACTGGGTATTCTGACCGTCGCGGTCGTAACCAAGCCGTTCGTGTTCGAGGGCGGTAAGCGCATGAGTGTGGCTGATTCCGGTCTCAAGGAACTGGAGGAAACGGTTGACTCATTGATCACCATTCCGAATGAGAAACTGCTGGCGGTTATGGGCAAAAAGACCAGCCTGCTGGATGCCTTTGCGGCTGCCAACGACGTTCTGTTGGGTGCGGTTCAGGGTATTGCTGATCTGATTACCCGCAACGGTATGATTAACGTTGACTTTGCGGACGTGAAAACGGTTATGTCCGAGATGGGTATGGCCATGATGGGTACTGCTCGCGCCACGGGCGAGAATCGTGCCCGTGAAGCCGCGGAGGCTGCGGTCCGTAGTCCGCTGCTGGAAGATATCAACCTGCAGGGCGCCAAAGGCATTCTGGTTAACATCACCGCAGGCATGGACCTCAATCTGGGTGAATTTTCCGAGGTTGGCGATATTGTGCGTGAATTCGCTTCTGACTCCGCGACCGTAGTGGTTGGTACCGTAATCGATCCGGAAATGACCGACGAGTTGAAGGTTACCGTGGTTGCGACCGGTCTTGGCGGCGATCGTGAGAAGCCGACAAAGGTGGTCGATAACACCCGAACCCTGGACGGCAAGACCGACTATAACCAGCTGGATCGTCCGGCGGTTCTCCGCCGTCGTGCAGTTTCCAATGGCAACGTAGCGATTGACCAGAGTAAGGATAGTGAGGAGCAGGGGGTCGACTATCTCGATATTCCCGCATTCCTCCGTCGGCAGGCTGACTGA
- a CDS encoding D-alanine--D-alanine ligase, with product MQHPEPQAYQAAPEIVRALGRVAVFMGGDSAEREVSLKSGKAVLAALLSAGVDAFAVDVQGCLLRTVENPDFDRVFIALHGRGGEDGTIQAILSQAGIPYTGSEVLASALAMDKLRTKYVFEGCGLPTPRFRTMADVRDAALIVSELKTPLSVKPSREGSSIGIRKVHTADELAEAYEEAAALDSLVLVEEWIEGPEFTVSLLQDRALPAIGLSTDHVFYDYHAKYLADDTRYRIPCGLAPDDELRLQQLALDAFRVVGCRTWGRVDIMQDADGQFWLLEVNTVPGMTDHSLVPMSAKAAGISFEELVVRILRDTLEDASA from the coding sequence ATGCAGCATCCCGAACCTCAGGCATATCAGGCTGCTCCGGAAATTGTCCGGGCCCTGGGCCGTGTTGCCGTGTTTATGGGTGGAGACTCCGCCGAGCGAGAGGTGTCCCTGAAGAGCGGCAAGGCGGTGCTGGCGGCTCTCCTTTCTGCCGGCGTCGATGCCTTCGCTGTGGATGTTCAGGGTTGCCTGCTGAGAACCGTTGAAAATCCGGACTTTGACCGGGTGTTCATCGCACTGCATGGTCGCGGTGGTGAAGACGGCACCATTCAGGCGATTCTGTCGCAAGCGGGTATTCCCTACACAGGGAGCGAGGTGCTCGCGTCGGCCCTGGCGATGGACAAACTGCGTACGAAATACGTTTTTGAAGGGTGCGGTCTGCCGACACCAAGGTTCCGCACCATGGCCGATGTTCGTGACGCGGCTTTGATTGTAAGCGAGTTGAAAACACCGTTGAGCGTAAAGCCGTCCCGGGAAGGCTCCAGTATTGGTATCCGCAAGGTTCACACGGCAGACGAATTAGCGGAAGCCTATGAGGAAGCCGCGGCGCTGGACAGCCTGGTGTTGGTCGAAGAATGGATCGAGGGCCCCGAGTTCACAGTCAGTCTGTTGCAGGACAGGGCGCTGCCGGCCATTGGTCTGAGTACTGATCACGTGTTTTACGATTACCACGCCAAGTACCTGGCGGATGACACTCGCTACCGGATTCCCTGCGGACTGGCACCGGACGACGAACTACGCCTGCAACAGCTGGCGCTGGATGCGTTCCGGGTGGTTGGCTGCCGAACTTGGGGGCGGGTAGACATCATGCAGGACGCGGATGGCCAGTTCTGGTTGCTGGAGGTGAACACCGTGCCCGGAATGACCGATCACAGCCTCGTACCCATGTCAGCAAAAGCCGCAGGCATCAGTTTTGAAGAATTGGTGGTGCGGATTCTTCGCGACACCTTGGAGGATGCCAGTGCTTGA
- a CDS encoding DciA family protein: protein MKRKSEQKMTFDKLGGTPALKELVARAELHRQAEEQVLTAVPPELITGTRFVSCNEGELVLSAENAGKASQIRFRQHEIMEKIRTNELFRFVWKLKVKVAPPRFREKPRFKKAPLSKENARLLKEEAGHTKDEKLREVLEKLASHVRD from the coding sequence ATGAAGCGAAAAAGCGAACAGAAAATGACCTTTGACAAGCTCGGAGGCACACCGGCCCTGAAAGAGCTCGTCGCTCGCGCCGAGCTCCATCGCCAGGCCGAGGAGCAGGTTTTAACGGCTGTCCCGCCCGAGCTGATCACAGGAACCCGCTTCGTAAGTTGTAATGAAGGGGAGCTGGTGCTATCTGCGGAAAATGCGGGAAAAGCCAGCCAGATCCGCTTTCGACAGCATGAAATCATGGAAAAAATACGGACGAATGAACTCTTCCGCTTTGTCTGGAAACTGAAAGTGAAAGTGGCACCGCCCCGTTTTCGGGAAAAACCCCGGTTTAAAAAAGCCCCTCTGAGTAAAGAAAATGCCCGACTCCTCAAAGAGGAAGCCGGGCACACGAAGGATGAAAAACTACGCGAGGTTCTCGAAAAACTCGCAAGCCACGTCCGGGATTAA
- the lpxC gene encoding UDP-3-O-acyl-N-acetylglucosamine deacetylase translates to MIRQRTLKNTIRATGVGLHSGEKVYLTLKPAPVDSGIIFRRTDLDPAIEIRACAENVGETMLSTTLVKDGVRVATVEHLLSAMAGLGIDNCFVELSAAEVPIMDGSAGPFVFLLQSAGIAEQDAAKRFIRIKREVAIEEGDKKATFLPFEGFKVSFGIDFDHPVFKGRAQTATVDFSSTSFVKEVSRARTFGFMRDIEKLRAMNLALGGSVDNAIVVDDYKILNEDGLRYDDEFVKHKVLDAIGDLYLLGNSLIGEFRGIKSGHDLNNKLLRKLRAEEDAWEVVTFDDEATAPISYMKPVLAAQG, encoded by the coding sequence ATGATCAGACAACGGACCCTCAAAAACACCATCCGAGCTACCGGTGTTGGCCTGCATTCAGGTGAAAAGGTATACCTGACGCTAAAGCCAGCCCCTGTAGACTCGGGCATCATCTTCCGACGCACCGATCTGGATCCTGCTATCGAGATCCGTGCCTGTGCGGAAAATGTGGGTGAGACCATGCTGTCCACGACGCTGGTAAAAGACGGTGTCCGTGTGGCGACAGTTGAGCACCTACTGTCGGCTATGGCTGGTCTCGGAATTGATAACTGCTTTGTTGAGCTTAGCGCAGCTGAAGTACCGATCATGGACGGCTCCGCCGGGCCTTTCGTCTTCTTGCTGCAATCTGCCGGTATTGCCGAGCAGGACGCTGCCAAGCGCTTCATCCGCATAAAGCGTGAAGTGGCAATTGAAGAGGGCGACAAGAAGGCGACCTTCCTGCCGTTCGAAGGCTTCAAGGTAAGCTTCGGGATCGATTTCGATCACCCGGTCTTCAAAGGTCGCGCCCAAACGGCGACTGTTGACTTCTCCAGTACTTCCTTCGTGAAGGAAGTCAGCCGTGCAAGAACTTTCGGGTTTATGCGCGATATCGAGAAGTTGCGGGCGATGAACCTGGCGCTGGGTGGCAGTGTGGATAATGCCATCGTGGTTGACGACTATAAGATCCTGAACGAAGACGGTCTTCGCTACGATGACGAATTCGTCAAACACAAGGTGCTGGACGCCATTGGCGACCTGTATTTGCTGGGCAACAGCCTGATCGGTGAGTTCCGGGGCATCAAGTCCGGTCACGACCTGAATAACAAGCTGCTGCGCAAGCTCAGGGCTGAAGAGGACGCATGGGAAGTCGTCACATTTGACGATGAAGCCACGGCGCCCATTTCCTACATGAAGCCTGTGCTGGCGGCCCAGGGTTAA
- the ftsA gene encoding cell division protein FtsA, translating into MSSVETENMIVGLDIGTSKVVAIVGKRKMDGTIEVVGIGSHPSRGLKRGVVVNIETTVQAIQRAVEEAELMAGCRIHSVYAGIAGSHIKSLNSHGIVAIRDREVTQADIDRVIDAAQAVAIPADQKILHILPQEFVIDSQEGIKEPMGMSGVRLEAKVHLVTCAVNAAQNIEKCVRRCGLEVDDIILEQLASSHAILTEDEKELGVCVVDIGGGTTDIAVFTGGAIRHTAVIPIAGDQVTNDIAMALRTPTQNAEEIKIKYACALTQLAGADETIKVPSVGDRAPRDLSRQALAEVVEPRYEELFTLVQSELRRSGFEDLIPAGIVITGGSSTMEGVVELAEEIFHMPVRLACPQAVSGMTEVVNNPIYATGVGLLIHGFRQMDLGRTPVLKGEDAPSLFERMKAWFTGHF; encoded by the coding sequence ATGTCATCGGTTGAAACGGAAAACATGATTGTCGGCCTCGATATCGGAACCTCCAAGGTGGTTGCGATTGTCGGCAAGCGCAAGATGGACGGCACGATCGAGGTGGTGGGCATCGGTTCCCATCCGTCACGGGGGCTTAAGCGCGGTGTGGTGGTCAATATCGAGACCACCGTCCAGGCTATTCAGCGCGCTGTGGAGGAGGCTGAATTGATGGCCGGGTGCCGCATTCATTCGGTGTACGCCGGGATCGCGGGCAGTCACATCAAGAGTCTCAACTCCCACGGCATCGTTGCCATCCGTGATCGCGAGGTCACGCAGGCGGATATCGATCGCGTCATTGACGCCGCTCAGGCCGTTGCCATACCTGCTGACCAGAAGATCCTGCATATTCTTCCGCAGGAGTTCGTCATCGACAGCCAAGAGGGCATCAAAGAGCCAATGGGCATGTCTGGTGTCCGTCTGGAAGCCAAGGTGCATCTGGTGACCTGCGCCGTTAATGCTGCCCAGAATATTGAAAAATGCGTTAGGCGCTGCGGACTGGAGGTGGATGACATCATCCTGGAGCAACTGGCCTCCAGTCACGCCATTCTTACCGAGGATGAAAAGGAGCTGGGTGTCTGTGTGGTAGACATCGGTGGAGGTACCACGGATATCGCCGTATTCACCGGGGGCGCCATTCGTCATACCGCAGTCATTCCCATCGCGGGTGACCAGGTGACCAACGATATTGCTATGGCGTTGCGCACACCCACGCAGAATGCCGAGGAAATCAAGATCAAGTATGCCTGTGCCCTGACGCAGCTGGCCGGAGCGGATGAAACCATCAAGGTTCCGAGTGTCGGTGATCGTGCCCCGAGGGACCTGTCACGGCAGGCCCTGGCGGAGGTGGTGGAGCCTCGCTATGAAGAGCTGTTTACGCTGGTCCAGTCCGAGCTTCGTCGCTCGGGCTTCGAGGATCTGATTCCTGCGGGCATCGTGATTACAGGCGGTTCCTCCACCATGGAAGGCGTGGTGGAGCTGGCCGAAGAAATCTTCCACATGCCGGTGCGGCTGGCCTGTCCTCAGGCGGTCTCTGGCATGACGGAAGTCGTCAATAATCCGATATACGCCACGGGCGTCGGGTTGTTGATACATGGTTTCCGCCAGATGGATCTGGGGCGGACGCCGGTGCTCAAGGGTGAAGACGCACCCTCGCTGTTTGAGCGCATGAAGGCCTGGTTTACCGGTCATTTCTGA
- the murC gene encoding UDP-N-acetylmuramate--L-alanine ligase, which translates to MADTTNPPLVYQVPEMRRIRHIHFVGIGGAGMSGIAEVLKNQGYEVSGSDLKEGAVTDRLKALGVEVQIGHREDNSARADVVVVSSAVASDNPEVVSARSRRVPIVPRAEMLAEIMRYRHGIAVAGTHGKTTTTSLIASVLGEAGLDPTFVIGGKLNSAGTNAQLGGSRYLVAEADESDASFLHLTPVISVVTNIEADHMDTYGGDVEKLKQTFVDFLHNLPFYGVAVMCVDDAYVREIIPRISRAIITYGIDNPEADYRAEQIESDGLRTRFVVKRPGGRSDLVVELKMPGRHNVLNAVAAIAVATDEGVADAAICQGLASFAGVGRRFQVYGDYQTPKGTITLVDDYGHHPTEVEAVIRAAHDAWPGRRLVMLYQPHRYSRTRDLYEDFVRVLSEVDGLLLMEVYSAGEPAIPGADSRALCRSLRQRGKVEPIFVEDDNEIESLLANVLQDGDLLMTQGAGDIGGVAARLAVAGVIASE; encoded by the coding sequence ATGGCTGATACAACCAATCCGCCGCTGGTCTATCAGGTGCCGGAAATGCGCCGGATTCGCCATATCCATTTTGTGGGTATCGGGGGTGCCGGCATGAGCGGCATTGCTGAAGTTCTCAAGAACCAGGGTTACGAGGTATCGGGGTCGGATCTGAAAGAGGGTGCGGTGACCGACCGGCTCAAAGCTCTGGGCGTTGAGGTTCAAATAGGCCATCGTGAGGATAACAGTGCCCGAGCAGATGTGGTCGTGGTGTCTTCCGCCGTGGCCTCCGATAATCCGGAAGTCGTGTCTGCCCGCAGTCGCCGGGTTCCGATTGTGCCCCGAGCAGAAATGCTCGCCGAAATCATGCGTTATCGCCACGGCATAGCTGTGGCCGGCACCCATGGAAAAACCACCACTACCAGCCTGATTGCATCAGTCCTCGGTGAGGCTGGTCTGGATCCCACGTTTGTTATCGGTGGCAAGCTCAACAGTGCGGGCACCAATGCCCAGCTCGGTGGCTCCCGTTACCTGGTCGCTGAAGCTGACGAGAGCGACGCTTCGTTTCTGCACCTGACACCGGTGATTTCGGTTGTGACCAACATTGAAGCCGACCACATGGATACCTACGGTGGGGATGTCGAGAAGCTGAAGCAGACATTCGTGGACTTCCTGCATAACCTGCCGTTTTACGGGGTCGCCGTTATGTGTGTTGATGACGCCTATGTTCGAGAAATCATTCCCCGCATCTCCCGGGCCATCATCACTTACGGTATTGACAACCCCGAGGCTGACTACCGCGCGGAGCAAATTGAATCGGATGGACTGCGCACCCGTTTTGTCGTCAAACGGCCCGGCGGGCGTAGTGATCTGGTGGTCGAACTCAAGATGCCCGGCCGTCATAACGTATTGAATGCAGTCGCCGCCATTGCGGTGGCAACAGATGAGGGTGTTGCCGATGCTGCAATCTGTCAGGGGCTTGCGAGCTTTGCCGGCGTGGGTCGCCGGTTCCAGGTCTACGGCGATTATCAGACGCCGAAGGGCACGATCACGCTGGTGGATGACTATGGCCACCACCCGACCGAAGTAGAGGCAGTGATTCGGGCCGCCCATGATGCCTGGCCCGGTCGCCGGCTGGTGATGCTATATCAGCCCCACCGTTACAGTCGTACCCGTGATCTCTACGAAGATTTTGTGCGGGTTCTGTCGGAGGTGGACGGCCTGTTGCTGATGGAAGTGTATTCCGCAGGTGAACCGGCCATTCCCGGGGCCGACAGCCGTGCACTGTGCCGGAGCTTACGGCAGCGTGGCAAGGTTGAGCCGATCTTTGTGGAAGACGACAACGAGATTGAAAGCCTGTTGGCCAACGTACTTCAGGACGGTGACCTGCTGATGACTCAGGGGGCCGGAGATATTGGTGGTGTAGCGGCAAGGTTGGCCGTAGCAGGAGTGATTGCCAGTGAGTGA
- a CDS encoding cell division protein FtsQ/DivIB has product MLETLLIRSRAVPSEPPRRRGATTLGPERDRFGVLRAVLAAVPWLQVGMGAVIVLLAALVPWGTGKVLNAMDQQFLAVDVNGDFIGDSRVAIERAAGDWVGKSYFATDLSEIKASLEQRPWVESAAVRRVWPDRLVIDIREKKPLAYWTDGRLVSRTGELFAPQNPQVAGKLPRLAGPDERVRDVIRMARTMSEELVGHGLNFAGLSLEQRGAWTLKLSNGIEVVLGRDQVEQRFERFITVYETRLASRSDEVSRVDARYTNGVAVQWKAAEGASSPKS; this is encoded by the coding sequence GTGCTTGAGACATTGCTGATCCGGAGCCGGGCGGTACCGTCCGAGCCCCCCCGCCGTCGGGGGGCTACGACCCTCGGGCCAGAGCGGGACCGGTTTGGCGTGTTGAGAGCCGTGTTGGCCGCGGTCCCCTGGCTGCAAGTTGGAATGGGTGCGGTGATCGTGTTGCTGGCTGCGTTGGTGCCATGGGGGACCGGCAAGGTCCTCAACGCCATGGATCAGCAGTTTCTGGCGGTTGATGTGAATGGTGATTTCATCGGCGACAGCAGAGTCGCCATCGAGCGGGCGGCAGGCGACTGGGTTGGCAAAAGCTACTTCGCCACCGACCTCTCGGAGATCAAGGCGAGCCTTGAACAGAGGCCTTGGGTAGAGTCGGCTGCGGTTCGTCGGGTCTGGCCTGATCGCCTGGTTATAGACATTCGTGAGAAGAAACCACTGGCCTACTGGACCGACGGACGACTGGTTAGCCGGACTGGCGAACTGTTCGCCCCGCAGAATCCCCAAGTCGCGGGCAAGTTGCCACGGCTGGCGGGTCCGGACGAGCGGGTACGCGACGTCATACGGATGGCGCGAACGATGAGCGAGGAGCTGGTTGGTCATGGCCTGAATTTCGCCGGTTTATCGCTTGAGCAGCGGGGAGCCTGGACGCTGAAGTTGTCCAACGGCATCGAGGTGGTGCTGGGTCGGGATCAGGTGGAGCAGCGGTTTGAACGGTTCATCACAGTGTATGAAACCCGACTGGCGTCCCGGTCGGATGAAGTCAGTCGGGTCGATGCCCGTTACACCAACGGTGTGGCAGTGCAGTGGAAGGCAGCCGAAGGCGCTTCCAGTCCGAAATCATAG